In one Gossypium hirsutum isolate 1008001.06 chromosome D09, Gossypium_hirsutum_v2.1, whole genome shotgun sequence genomic region, the following are encoded:
- the LOC107892417 gene encoding receptor-like protein 35 encodes MGNMKFLLALILSNKKLKGPIPSSLTALYKFVLLVLDSPIPYEIGNLKNLFEMNLSKNKLKVLIPSSLSNSSKLRFLCLDSDLLEGLLPQEIGNFKALSFLNLSNSKLIGPIPSSIGDCSSLQEIYSSKNHINGNIPSKVFRDYSAVDLSHNQG; translated from the coding sequence ATGGGAAACATGAAATTTTTGCTTGCATTGATTTTGAGTAACAAGAAGCTCAAAGGCCCCATCCCTTCATCACTAACTGCTTTATACAAATTTGTGCTACTTGTGCTTGATAGTCCAATTCCTTATGAAATTGGAAACTTAAAGAATTTGTTTGAAATGAATCTAagtaaaaataagcttaaagttTTGATCCCTTCATCACTATCTAATTCATCCAAGTTGAGATTTTTGTGCCTTGATTCAGACCTCCTGGAAGGTCTCTTACCACAAGAAATAGGGAACTTCAAAGCATTAAGTTTTCTTAACCTCTCCAATAGCAAACTGATTGGCCCTATTCCGTCAAGCATTGGGGACTGCTCAAGTTTACAAGAAATATATTCGAGTAAAAACCATATAAATGGAAACATTCCCTCTAAAGTCTTTCGTGATTATTCTGCTGTTGATCTAAGTCATAATCAAGGGTGA
- the LOC107890419 gene encoding MDIS1-interacting receptor like kinase 2-like yields the protein METGWWSNYTTRVEDRCMWPGIQCNAGSVVVINLSGHGLNGGITPQIGSLSNIRYLDLSNNSLVGPIPSSVSNLTNLWYLSMASNLLEGPIPREIESLNALEYLNLSANKLSGPIPTQIGNLSNLRYLILAKNNLSGRIPLQIGGLSLYQLELSHNIITGDIPSQLNSQRIDLSHNLLQGVIPSRFGSLTQLSLLDLCRNNLTGMIPELPIYPKKLNLSFNSLWGPIPHGLLDFPPETFTGNKDLCGSIQGFIPCPSTKHNLAVIILVPTLLFLISIFPLVIFILCQQYRAKALKHNPSPTKNGDLFSIWNFDGKIAFEDIIKATEDFDIKYCIGTGCYGSVYRAVLPSGKVVALKKLHRLEAEQPTYDTSFRNEINFLTEIRHKNIVKLHGFCLHNRCMFLIYEYLEKGSLFYALSVDDEAMEMDWTKRVNIVKGVAHALSYMHHDCNLPIVHRDISSNNILLNSELEAFIADFGTARLLDPASSNRTVIVGTYGYIAPEFAYSLVVTEKCDVYSFGVLALEILMGRHPGDLLSTLSSSLSSSNVQNFMLNEILDPRLPPPRSRKMVGDIAFIAVIAFACLRARPKARPTMKLVSQEFLHANSPIAMPLHKMSLIELKNHEMFMSNESHR from the exons ATGGAAACAGGGTGGTGGAGTAATTATACAACGAGAGTTGAAGACCGTTGTATGTGGCCTGGTATTCAATGCAATGCTGGAAGTGTCGTCGTGATTAATCTTAGTGGCCATGGTCTGAATGGGGGCATAACACCTCAAATAGGATCACTTTCAAACATCAGGTACCTCGATCTCTCAAACAACAGCCTTGTTGGTCCAATCCCATCTTCTGTCAGTAACTTAACCAATTTATGGTATCTATCCATGGCTTCGAATCTTTTGGAAGGTCCCATACCCCGTGAAATTGAGAGTTTGAATGCCCTGGAATACTTAAATCTCTCAGCCAACAAATTGAGTGGACCCATTCCAACTCAGATTGGTAATTTGTCAAATTTAAGATACTTAATTTTGGCAAAAAATAACTTGAGTGGAAGGATTCCCCTGCAAATTGGTGGCTTATCTCTATACCAGCTTGAGCTAAGCCATAACATCATTACTGGAGATATACCTTCTCAACTCAATTCCCAAAGGATTGATCTTAGCCATAACCTTCTTCAAGGAGTGATACCTTCCCGGTTTGGGAGTTTAACTCAATTAAGTCTTCTAGATCTCTGTCGGAATAATCTAACGGGCATGATTCCCGAACTTCCAATTTATCCGAAGAAGCTCAACTTATCGTTTAATTCCCTGTGGGGTCCAATTCCACATGGGTTATTGGATTTTCCACCCGAGACATTTACAGGCAATAAGGATTTATGCGGTTCCATTCAAGGCTTCATTCCTTGCCCTTCAACGAAGCACAATCTGGCAGTCATTATTCTTGTCCCGACATTGTTATTTCTTATCTCAATCTTTCCATTGGTGATATTCATCCTTTGCCAACAATATAGAGCTAAAGCTTTGAAACACAATCCAAGTCCAACCAAAAATGGAGATTTATTCTCTATTTGGAATTTTGATGGAAAGATTGCATTTGAAGACATCATCAAAGCAACAGAGGATTTTGATATCAAATATTGCATTGGAACGGGTTGTTATGGCAGTGTTTACAGAGCAGTCTTACCAAGTGGCAAAGTTGTTGCTTTAAAGAAACTCCACCGATTGGAAGCTGAGCAGCCAACTTACGATACAAGTTTCCGAAATGAGATCAACTTTTTAACAGAAATACGGCACAAGAATATCGTCAAGCTCCACGGATTTTGTCTCCACAATCGTTGCATGTTCTTGATTTATGAATATCTGGAAAAGGGAAGCTTGTTTTATGCCTTGAGCGTTGATGATGAAGCTATGGAAATGGATTGGACCAAAAGAGTGAACATTGTCAAAGGTGTCGCACATGCTCTATCTTACATGCATCATGATTGCAACCTTCCAATTGTTCATCGAGACATTTCAAGCAATAACATTTTGTTGAACTCTGAATTGGAAGCTTTTATTGCTGACTTTGGGACTGCAAGACTTCTTGATCCTGCTTCATCTAATCGAACAGTAATTGTTGGAACGTATGGATATATTGCCCCAG AATTTGCTTATTCATTGGTTGTGACCGAAAAATGTGATGTTTATAGCTTTGGAGTGTTGGCATTGGAAATATTGATGGGAAGGCATCCTGGTGATTTGTTGTCAACACTATCATCATCATTGTCGTCGTCTAATGTCCAAAATTTCATGCTAAATGAAATTCTGGACCCTCGATTACCACCCCCAAGAAGTCGAAAAATGGTAGGAGACATTGCTTTTATTGCTGTCATTGCTTTTGCATGCTTACGTGCTAGACCCAAAGCTCGACCAACAATGAAATTAGTGTCTCAAGAATTCCTACATGCCAATTCTCCAATTGCAATGCCTCTTCATAAAATGTCATTGATCGAGCTTAAAAATCATGAGATGTTTATGAGCAACGAAAGTCACAGATAA